The following proteins are co-located in the bacterium genome:
- a CDS encoding GIY-YIG nuclease family protein yields the protein MPNKKFYTYILLTINNKLYCGYTDDPEKRFECHLNGTASKFTRANKPVKIVYSKEYLTKSEAMKEEYRIKKLTRLHKNELIQNNNP from the coding sequence ATGCCAAATAAAAAGTTTTACACATATATTTTACTAACCATTAATAATAAACTTTATTGTGGTTATACAGATGATCCCGAAAAAAGATTTGAATGTCATCTGAACGGCACAGCTTCAAAATTCACTAGAGCAAATAAGCCTGTTAAAATTGTTTACAGCAAAGAATATTTAACAAAATCCGAAGCTATGAAAGAAGAATACAGGATTAAGAAGCTTACAAGATTGCATAAGAACGAATTGATACAAAACAATAACCCTTAA